In Methanosarcina barkeri MS, a single window of DNA contains:
- a CDS encoding PKD domain-containing protein — MEEMKSDETHGEHTLIAVLGITTLVFLILVGVASAAPFAYIANMESNNVSVIDTDTNTVTATVNVGTYPVGVAVNSDGTKVYVTNHYDNTVSVIDTATNAVIATVPVGRWPEGVAVNPAGTDVYVANNDDNTVSVIDTATNAVIATVPVGREPEGVAVAPDGTKVYVVNTDDTVSVINTGTNTIIATIPVDGFPVGVAVSSDGKKVYVASGGNCTVIDTATNTVTATVPVGSNPSYGVAVNPAGTKVYVTNVFDDDVSVIDTDTKTVIATVPVGWSPHGVAVTADGTKVYVVNGGHDNVSVIDTNTNTVTTTINVGTGPVSLGQFIGPQQAQPVPLVANFSANPTEGKAPLKVTFTDESTELPTKWKWTFGDGSKSFLQNPTHKYSKAGVYTVSLTVKNAKGSNTVTKTDYIKVVTKPVAAFSASPTSGKTPLTVEFTDGSTGIPTKWKWSFGDGTISREQNPEHQYLQEGKYKVTLTVSNVAGCNTIKKTNYIKVTTNTRPSIYSENK, encoded by the coding sequence ATGGAAGAAATGAAAAGTGATGAAACACACGGGGAGCATACCCTCATCGCAGTTTTAGGAATAACTACACTGGTTTTTTTAATACTGGTGGGTGTCGCAAGTGCGGCGCCATTTGCATACATTGCAAACATGGAAAGCAACAATGTCTCAGTAATTGATACAGATACAAATACTGTTACAGCTACTGTGAATGTAGGAACCTATCCTGTTGGAGTTGCAGTCAACTCTGATGGAACAAAAGTATATGTGACAAACCACTATGACAACACAGTCTCAGTAATTGACACAGCTACAAATGCAGTAATAGCCACGGTTCCTGTAGGAAGGTGGCCTGAGGGAGTTGCAGTCAATCCAGCGGGAACAGATGTATATGTGGCAAACAACGATGACAACACAGTCTCAGTAATTGACACAGCTACAAATGCAGTAATAGCTACGGTTCCTGTAGGAAGGGAGCCTGAGGGGGTTGCAGTCGCTCCAGACGGAACAAAGGTATATGTGGTAAACACTGACGACACAGTTTCAGTAATTAACACAGGCACAAATACGATCATAGCTACGATTCCTGTAGATGGGTTTCCTGTGGGAGTTGCAGTTAGCTCGGATGGAAAAAAGGTATATGTAGCGAGCGGCGGCAACTGTACTGTAATTGACACAGCCACAAATACTGTTACAGCTACGGTTCCTGTAGGAAGCAATCCTTCTTATGGAGTTGCAGTCAATCCAGCGGGAACAAAGGTATATGTGACAAACGTTTTCGACGATGACGTCTCTGTAATTGACACAGATACAAAAACAGTCATAGCTACGGTTCCTGTTGGTTGGTCGCCCCATGGAGTTGCAGTCACTGCAGACGGAACAAAGGTATATGTGGTTAACGGAGGACACGACAATGTCTCTGTAATTGACACAAACACAAACACTGTTACAACCACAATAAATGTAGGAACTGGTCCAGTTTCTTTGGGGCAGTTTATAGGTCCTCAACAAGCACAACCAGTACCTCTTGTAGCAAATTTTTCCGCGAACCCGACCGAAGGAAAAGCACCATTAAAGGTTACCTTTACTGACGAGAGCACAGAACTTCCGACTAAATGGAAATGGACCTTTGGAGACGGATCAAAATCATTCCTCCAGAATCCAACTCACAAGTATTCAAAAGCAGGGGTATACACGGTTAGCTTAACAGTAAAGAATGCTAAAGGCAGTAACACAGTAACAAAAACAGATTATATAAAAGTGGTAACAAAACCAGTTGCTGCATTCTCTGCATCTCCGACCTCAGGAAAAACACCATTAACCGTCGAATTTACTGATGGAAGTACAGGAATACCGACCAAATGGAAATGGAGTTTTGGAGACGGGACAATTTCAAGGGAACAGAATCCAGAACATCAGTATTTACAGGAAGGAAAATATAAGGTTACACTTACAGTGAGCAATGTGGCAGGCTGCAATACGATAAAGAAGACAAACTACATAAAAGTGACAACAAATACAAGACCAAGTATATATTCTGAAAACAAATAA
- a CDS encoding isocitrate/isopropylmalate dehydrogenase family protein, with protein MTQYKIPVLPGDGIGPEIIAEGRKVIDAAGERFGFDVEWIEYPQGADHYLETGELISEDTLKELSGYPAIYLGSIGDPRIAPGVLEKGILLTARFYFDEYVNLRPIKLLDGVWTPLKDKTSKDIDFVVVRENTEDFYVGVGGRAKTGASKDLLEVKRTLYSAKFGLDIETDSEEIGYQIGLISKEGTDRVIEYAFDLAENRKKHVSSVDKANVLSDIYGFWREEFNAISAKHPGVTTDFNFVDAVTMWFVKNPEWFDVVVTPNMFGDIITDLGAMIQGGLGLAPGGNINPKGTSMFEPIHGSAPKYKGQNKVNPIATIWAGAMLIEHLGEKEAADTIVNAIQKNILDGKVKTYDLGGKSTTSDVGDDITRIVRGE; from the coding sequence ATGACGCAGTATAAGATTCCGGTCCTCCCGGGCGACGGGATAGGCCCAGAAATTATCGCCGAAGGCAGAAAGGTAATAGATGCCGCTGGCGAAAGATTCGGTTTTGATGTAGAGTGGATTGAATACCCGCAGGGAGCAGATCATTATCTTGAAACAGGAGAACTGATTTCGGAAGATACTTTAAAGGAGCTATCCGGATACCCTGCCATTTACCTTGGTTCCATCGGAGACCCAAGGATTGCCCCTGGTGTCCTTGAGAAGGGAATCTTATTAACTGCACGCTTTTATTTTGACGAGTATGTTAACCTTCGCCCGATAAAACTTCTTGACGGAGTATGGACCCCGCTCAAAGACAAAACCTCGAAAGATATCGATTTTGTGGTTGTCAGAGAAAACACTGAAGACTTCTACGTAGGGGTCGGCGGCCGAGCAAAAACAGGAGCAAGCAAAGATCTTCTTGAAGTAAAAAGAACGCTCTACTCCGCAAAATTCGGTCTTGATATCGAGACTGACAGCGAAGAAATAGGATACCAGATAGGCCTGATCTCCAAAGAAGGCACAGATAGGGTTATCGAGTACGCCTTTGACCTTGCTGAGAACCGGAAAAAACACGTTTCTTCCGTTGACAAGGCAAACGTGCTTTCCGATATCTACGGCTTCTGGAGAGAAGAGTTCAATGCAATTTCTGCAAAACATCCCGGCGTTACTACAGACTTTAATTTCGTTGATGCCGTCACAATGTGGTTTGTGAAAAACCCAGAATGGTTCGATGTGGTTGTAACCCCGAACATGTTCGGAGACATTATCACTGATCTCGGAGCCATGATCCAGGGCGGCCTTGGCCTTGCTCCCGGCGGAAACATCAACCCGAAAGGCACAAGCATGTTCGAGCCTATTCACGGTTCAGCCCCGAAGTACAAGGGACAGAACAAGGTCAACCCGATTGCCACAATCTGGGCAGGTGCAATGCTCATAGAACATCTCGGAGAAAAGGAAGCAGCAGATACCATAGTCAATGCAATCCAGAAAAACATCCTGGACGGCAAAGTCAAAACCTACGATTTAGGCGGCAAGAGCACAACCTCAGATGTCGGAGACGACATTACAAGGATAGTAAGGGGAGAATAA
- a CDS encoding 3-isopropylmalate dehydratase small subunit has protein sequence MKGRAWKFGDDVDTDAVIPGRYLIYNTPEELAKYTFEGVRPEFAKKVHENDIVVAGNNFGCGSSREHAPLALKGAKVACVIAKSFARIFFRNSINIGVPVLECPDTDRIEDGDELEVDLSTGTIENKTKGETYQATPLPDFVREIVDEGGLIEYARKLVSER, from the coding sequence ATGAAAGGAAGAGCCTGGAAGTTCGGAGACGACGTGGATACGGATGCAGTGATTCCCGGAAGGTACCTGATTTACAATACCCCTGAAGAGCTTGCAAAGTACACGTTTGAAGGTGTACGCCCCGAATTTGCAAAAAAAGTTCATGAAAATGATATAGTGGTCGCGGGAAACAATTTTGGTTGCGGCTCCTCGCGTGAGCATGCGCCCCTTGCCCTGAAAGGAGCAAAGGTAGCCTGCGTAATTGCAAAATCTTTTGCAAGGATCTTTTTCAGGAACTCAATAAATATCGGAGTTCCTGTCCTGGAATGTCCTGACACTGACAGGATTGAGGATGGAGACGAGCTTGAAGTAGATCTGTCCACAGGAACTATTGAAAACAAGACAAAAGGTGAGACCTACCAGGCAACCCCTCTCCCTGATTTCGTGCGTGAAATCGTGGATGAGGGAGGACTTATAGAATATGCCAGGAAACTGGTCTCTGAACGCTAA
- a CDS encoding ATP-binding protein, producing MPKVENKELRPVFWGKNTGTLRVLGSEENPGKGLLSIGNYMALDHSRGAAVYLDALKPHAILICGKRGYGKSYTMGCLLEELAFLEPAIKKRLASVVIDTMGIFWTMKYPNAFEARKLKNWELTPAGLDIEIFVPVGKVEAYRKRNINVKPFSIPISKLSGSQWCRIFSIEEVSPPGILLVRAIESLREKGEAYSFEEILSEIARDPRSDETSKGAAENYFRAVNSWGLFSKEGTKLSDLVSGGRTTILDVSTLENENVCAAAVSIIAGRLYEARLEARRAYEKKLMGEKTDEEEFPMVWLFIDEAHIFIPAKTEGLASKVLINRCLRQGRQPGLSLVLATQRPASLHPDVVSQSDLLICHRLTASDDILALETSRPLYMQENIQAYIKKMGSERGAALIVDDHSESVHLVRIRPRISWHGGGEPSAFEPHTKEKSNKNDVQLQK from the coding sequence ATGCCTAAAGTCGAAAATAAAGAACTAAGACCTGTTTTTTGGGGAAAAAATACTGGGACGCTGCGTGTACTTGGAAGTGAAGAGAACCCTGGAAAGGGTCTCCTGTCAATTGGAAATTACATGGCACTTGACCACTCGCGGGGAGCAGCCGTTTATCTTGATGCCCTGAAGCCTCATGCTATTTTGATCTGTGGGAAAAGAGGATACGGAAAATCCTATACTATGGGCTGTTTGCTTGAAGAACTTGCCTTTCTTGAGCCAGCTATTAAGAAAAGACTTGCATCTGTTGTCATTGATACTATGGGGATTTTCTGGACAATGAAATATCCAAACGCTTTTGAAGCACGGAAGCTTAAAAATTGGGAACTCACTCCAGCCGGGCTCGATATTGAGATTTTCGTGCCCGTGGGCAAGGTTGAGGCTTACAGAAAGCGGAATATCAATGTAAAGCCATTTTCCATCCCAATAAGCAAACTTTCAGGAAGCCAGTGGTGCAGGATCTTTAGTATCGAAGAGGTTTCTCCTCCTGGAATTCTGCTGGTAAGGGCAATCGAATCCCTCAGGGAAAAAGGAGAAGCATATTCTTTTGAAGAAATTCTCAGTGAGATTGCACGAGACCCTCGCTCGGATGAGACTTCGAAAGGGGCTGCAGAGAATTACTTTAGAGCAGTAAATTCCTGGGGCCTTTTCTCAAAAGAAGGAACAAAACTGTCAGATCTCGTATCAGGGGGAAGAACAACTATCCTTGATGTGAGTACGCTTGAAAACGAAAACGTCTGCGCTGCAGCAGTATCAATTATTGCAGGCAGGCTTTATGAAGCAAGACTTGAGGCAAGAAGAGCTTACGAAAAAAAGCTGATGGGAGAAAAGACCGATGAAGAAGAATTTCCCATGGTCTGGCTCTTTATAGATGAGGCTCACATTTTCATACCCGCAAAGACCGAAGGCCTTGCCTCGAAAGTACTGATTAACCGCTGCCTCAGACAGGGTCGGCAGCCTGGCCTCTCCCTTGTCCTGGCCACCCAGCGGCCTGCAAGCCTGCACCCTGATGTGGTTTCCCAGAGTGACCTTCTTATCTGCCACCGCCTTACGGCAAGTGATGATATTCTTGCTCTGGAAACTTCGAGGCCTCTTTATATGCAGGAAAATATCCAGGCATATATTAAGAAGATGGGAAGTGAAAGAGGGGCTGCCCTGATAGTGGATGACCATTCCGAGTCAGTTCATCTTGTGCGCATCCGTCCAAGAATAAGCTGGCACGGAGGAGGAGAACCAAGTGCTTTTGAGCCTCATACCAAAGAAAAAAGCAATAAAAATGACGTTCAACTACAAAAGTAA
- a CDS encoding NAD(P)H-dependent oxidoreductase: protein MNVLVILGHPSKGSFNHAIANTVIETLSNNGHEVFFHDLYEEKFNPILSDQEIPKGVLLEGVIEEHCNEISKAEGIVIIHPNWWGQPPAILKGWVDRVVRAGVAYEFKEGDSGEGIPIGLLKAKTALVFNTSNTPRERELQVFGDPLEILWKNCVFDFCGVKNFHRRMFGVIVTSKLEERLEWLKEVRKTVDVYFPISPEKTCLENQKIKG from the coding sequence TTGAATGTACTGGTAATTCTTGGACATCCAAGTAAAGGTAGTTTTAATCATGCGATTGCAAATACCGTTATAGAAACTCTTTCAAATAACGGACATGAAGTCTTTTTTCACGATCTTTATGAAGAAAAATTTAATCCGATTCTCTCAGATCAGGAAATTCCTAAAGGTGTCCTTTTAGAAGGTGTAATAGAAGAACACTGCAATGAAATTAGTAAAGCTGAAGGAATCGTTATTATTCATCCAAACTGGTGGGGGCAACCTCCTGCGATTTTAAAAGGATGGGTGGATAGAGTAGTACGTGCTGGAGTAGCATATGAATTTAAAGAAGGAGATAGCGGCGAAGGAATACCAATAGGATTGCTAAAAGCAAAAACTGCTTTAGTATTTAACACATCAAACACACCGAGAGAACGGGAATTGCAAGTGTTTGGGGATCCGCTTGAGATATTATGGAAAAACTGCGTTTTCGATTTCTGCGGAGTAAAAAATTTTCATAGAAGAATGTTTGGGGTTATAGTTACGAGCAAGCTTGAGGAACGATTAGAGTGGTTAAAAGAAGTAAGAAAAACAGTAGATGTGTATTTCCCAATAAGTCCTGAAAAAACTTGTTTGGAAAACCAAAAAATTAAAGGTTAA
- a CDS encoding formate--phosphoribosylaminoimidazolecarboxamide ligase, whose translation MITKQQVLEFLKNYDLENITIATICSHSSLQIFDGARKEGFRTLGICVGKPPKFYEAFPKAKPDEYLVVDSYADIMNKVEELRKKNAIIIPHGSVVAYLGTENFAEMAVPTFGNRAVLEWESDRDKEREWLLGAGIHMPGKIDDPHDINGPVMVKYDGAKGGKGFFVAKTYKEFDELIDRTQKYTIQEFITGTRYYLHYFYSPIRNEGYTLSKGSLELLSMDRRVESNADEIFRLGSPRELVEAGIRPTYVVTGNMPLVARESLLPLIFSLGERVVEESLGLFGGMIGSFCLETVFTDTLEIKVFEISARIVAGTNLYVSGSPYADLMEENLSTGRRIAREIKIAAQTGQLDKIIS comes from the coding sequence ATGATCACAAAACAGCAGGTTCTTGAATTTCTGAAAAATTACGATTTAGAAAACATTACAATTGCAACAATTTGCTCCCACTCTAGCCTTCAAATTTTTGACGGAGCTCGGAAAGAAGGCTTCAGAACTCTGGGAATCTGCGTCGGCAAGCCTCCAAAATTTTATGAGGCTTTTCCCAAAGCAAAACCCGATGAGTATCTTGTCGTCGATAGCTATGCCGATATAATGAACAAGGTTGAGGAGCTTAGAAAGAAAAATGCCATTATTATTCCGCACGGCTCAGTAGTTGCTTACCTTGGCACGGAAAATTTTGCAGAGATGGCCGTACCCACTTTCGGAAACCGGGCTGTGCTTGAATGGGAGTCGGACAGGGATAAAGAACGTGAGTGGTTGCTCGGAGCAGGCATTCATATGCCCGGGAAAATCGATGATCCTCACGACATCAATGGGCCTGTAATGGTCAAGTACGACGGGGCAAAAGGAGGAAAAGGTTTCTTTGTTGCAAAAACCTACAAAGAATTCGATGAACTCATAGACCGGACCCAGAAGTACACGATTCAGGAATTTATTACCGGGACCCGTTATTACCTTCATTACTTTTATTCCCCAATCCGAAACGAAGGATACACTTTAAGCAAGGGCAGCCTTGAACTTCTGAGCATGGACCGCAGGGTAGAATCCAACGCGGATGAAATCTTCAGGCTCGGTTCACCCAGAGAACTCGTAGAAGCAGGAATCCGTCCGACATATGTAGTCACAGGAAATATGCCCCTTGTAGCAAGAGAATCCCTCTTACCACTTATCTTCTCTCTTGGAGAAAGGGTAGTTGAAGAATCTCTTGGCCTCTTTGGCGGGATGATTGGGTCTTTCTGCCTTGAGACTGTTTTTACGGATACGCTTGAGATTAAAGTGTTCGAGATCTCGGCCAGAATTGTTGCAGGAACAAACCTTTACGTTTCAGGTTCTCCTTATGCAGACCTGATGGAAGAAAACCTCTCAACTGGAAGAAGAATAGCTAGGGAAATCAAAATAGCAGCTCAAACAGGCCAGCTCGATAAGATAATATCCTGA
- a CDS encoding ArsR/SmtB family transcription factor: MDGLEDQDSLSTAGNSLPGSEQLEQSGKVLVLPVNGESRKITQILSNETSIKILELLGKKSMSATSIAEELKLPLTTVKYNLDSLIESDLIKIKQIKWSKKGRQVKIYESAEKLIVLVPSKSSIDRLSLVNLLQKYLGVIVAAFFAAAGIEYFSAYMKAKRVIDATAPLRMRTMETFDNSSPEQMVLGINESNNVSPKITLDQQVPEEAANASSEVLESGAGNLSSGLESGPTKGVAEVPMSAPDGLNSVPGCSSIPPEGLTHASGLHGLYDMLSLHPGFWFLLGCLFIVVVLIVREVYYKNKAK, translated from the coding sequence ATGGACGGACTTGAAGATCAAGATAGTTTATCGACAGCCGGCAACTCCTTGCCGGGATCTGAGCAACTGGAGCAGAGCGGCAAGGTGCTTGTTCTCCCGGTAAATGGGGAATCCAGAAAGATCACTCAGATCCTTTCCAATGAAACATCAATAAAGATTCTTGAGTTGCTCGGGAAAAAAAGCATGTCTGCAACCAGTATTGCAGAGGAGTTGAAACTTCCCCTTACTACTGTTAAGTATAATCTTGACTCCCTTATAGAGTCCGATCTTATAAAGATCAAACAAATAAAGTGGAGCAAGAAAGGAAGGCAGGTAAAAATCTACGAGTCAGCCGAAAAACTGATCGTCCTCGTTCCTTCGAAAAGCTCTATAGACAGACTTTCTCTCGTAAACCTGCTGCAAAAGTACCTTGGAGTAATAGTAGCTGCCTTTTTTGCAGCCGCGGGTATAGAATATTTTTCAGCTTATATGAAAGCAAAAAGGGTCATTGATGCAACTGCTCCTTTGAGAATGAGGACAATGGAAACATTTGACAATTCTTCTCCAGAGCAAATGGTCCTGGGAATAAACGAGAGCAATAACGTAAGCCCGAAAATAACTCTCGATCAGCAGGTGCCCGAAGAAGCTGCGAATGCAAGCTCTGAGGTTTTGGAATCCGGAGCAGGAAATCTATCCTCTGGACTGGAGTCTGGCCCGACTAAGGGAGTTGCTGAAGTTCCAATGTCCGCTCCGGACGGTTTAAACTCTGTCCCAGGGTGCTCTTCTATCCCTCCTGAAGGGTTAACTCATGCAAGCGGGCTTCATGGGCTTTATGACATGCTTTCTCTTCACCCCGGGTTCTGGTTCCTGTTAGGGTGTCTTTTTATAGTAGTCGTACTGATTGTAAGAGAAGTCTATTATAAGAATAAAGCCAAGTAG
- the truA gene encoding tRNA pseudouridine(38-40) synthase TruA produces the protein MRVALKLAYIGTEFHGSQIQPNVETVEGELFKALRNLGIIESPKSANYTCAGRTDAGVHALEQVVSFDTDKLNLAIPRVINSELPSGIWVWAHAEVPLSFDARRDAVSRHYRYVMSGKEYDISKIREASKFLLGTHDFENFSRTNGEKSTVRTIERIDARIDGELIKIDVVGNSFLWNMVRKLVTALSMIGKGVRDTDWLLQMLNPDIYEEGIEAAPAYGLTLLKVNYDEKIEWVEDDYSIRRAGEQNQKRILRHRVMAEVLEELISHE, from the coding sequence ATGAGAGTCGCTTTAAAACTTGCATACATAGGCACCGAGTTTCACGGCTCCCAGATCCAGCCCAATGTTGAGACTGTGGAGGGAGAACTCTTCAAGGCTCTTCGAAACCTCGGGATTATAGAAAGCCCCAAGTCTGCGAATTATACCTGCGCCGGTAGAACCGATGCCGGGGTTCACGCTCTTGAACAGGTTGTCTCCTTTGACACGGATAAATTGAACCTGGCAATTCCAAGGGTAATAAATTCCGAACTGCCCTCCGGAATCTGGGTCTGGGCTCACGCGGAAGTGCCTCTAAGCTTTGATGCCAGAAGAGATGCGGTTTCCAGGCACTACCGCTATGTAATGAGCGGAAAAGAGTATGATATCTCCAAAATCCGGGAAGCTTCAAAATTTCTGCTCGGAACGCACGATTTTGAAAACTTTTCGCGAACTAATGGAGAAAAAAGTACGGTTCGAACCATAGAAAGGATCGATGCCCGCATAGATGGAGAACTTATAAAAATCGATGTTGTTGGAAATAGTTTCCTCTGGAATATGGTCCGGAAACTCGTAACCGCTCTTTCCATGATAGGCAAAGGGGTTCGTGATACTGATTGGCTGCTCCAGATGCTGAATCCGGATATTTATGAAGAAGGAATCGAAGCTGCTCCTGCTTATGGATTGACCCTTCTGAAAGTGAATTATGACGAGAAAATAGAATGGGTTGAAGACGATTACTCTATCCGGAGAGCAGGTGAACAGAACCAGAAACGTATTCTCAGGCATAGGGTTATGGCAGAAGTGCTGGAAGAACTCATTTCCCATGAGTAA
- a CDS encoding TRM11 family SAM-dependent methyltransferase, whose amino-acid sequence MLYAFELSGEHEELPAAEVFACLKIEGLDFRPHTILDQCLVVEITGKEEDVEKILRGPITDRLAMTHHILKVVGITENTPDAILKLAEASDSSGYIKEGQSFVVRAKRIKHHVDFSGEFLEQKVGGCIYRKGFRANLKNPEVEFRVILSEKAVFGTLLSSIDRSAYEARNPQNKPFFHPGVLMPRVARALANLSGIKPGELFLDPFCGTAGILIEAGLMGARVIGVDAQEKLVEGARMNLEAFKLDYALMEGDACRVPLKEETINAVVTDPPYGRSAAIVAESLEELYSCALSEIERVLKPEGIAVVVSDKAAAEYGEKAGLKVLKIYSQRVHRSLTRTITVFQKEVKNENGKRE is encoded by the coding sequence ATGTTATACGCTTTTGAACTTTCTGGAGAACATGAAGAACTGCCCGCCGCCGAAGTATTTGCCTGTCTCAAAATAGAGGGACTTGATTTCCGACCCCATACTATTCTTGACCAGTGCCTTGTGGTGGAAATAACTGGTAAAGAAGAGGATGTGGAAAAAATCCTTCGAGGCCCGATAACTGACAGGCTGGCAATGACCCACCATATCCTGAAAGTTGTTGGGATTACCGAAAATACTCCGGATGCAATCCTTAAACTTGCAGAAGCCTCTGATTCCTCAGGCTACATAAAGGAAGGACAAAGTTTTGTAGTCAGAGCAAAGCGAATCAAACACCATGTAGATTTTTCGGGCGAGTTTCTGGAACAGAAAGTAGGAGGATGCATTTACAGGAAAGGCTTTCGGGCAAATCTGAAAAATCCGGAAGTGGAATTCAGGGTGATCCTGAGTGAAAAAGCTGTGTTCGGAACTCTCCTGTCCTCTATCGACAGAAGTGCATATGAAGCCAGAAATCCCCAGAATAAACCTTTTTTCCATCCTGGGGTCCTTATGCCAAGAGTTGCACGCGCCCTCGCAAACCTCTCTGGAATAAAGCCAGGAGAACTCTTTCTGGACCCCTTTTGCGGCACTGCAGGAATTCTTATTGAAGCCGGGCTTATGGGAGCAAGGGTTATAGGAGTCGATGCCCAGGAAAAACTTGTTGAGGGAGCCCGCATGAACCTTGAAGCCTTTAAACTGGATTATGCCCTGATGGAAGGAGATGCCTGCAGGGTTCCATTAAAGGAAGAAACGATAAATGCAGTCGTAACTGACCCACCCTACGGCAGATCGGCAGCAATTGTTGCCGAGTCCCTGGAAGAACTTTATTCCTGTGCTCTTAGTGAGATTGAGCGTGTCCTTAAGCCTGAAGGCATTGCAGTTGTAGTTTCGGATAAAGCTGCAGCGGAATACGGAGAAAAGGCAGGGCTTAAGGTTCTTAAGATTTACTCCCAGAGAGTACATCGAAGCCTTACCCGGACAATAACTGTTTTTCAGAAAGAAGTGAAAAATGAGAATGGCAAACGGGAATGA
- a CDS encoding DUF1328 family protein — MDLIELAVLFLILALIEYALGAREIAGFCMEIAKWIIIIFLILAILIFFFR; from the coding sequence GTGGATTTGATAGAACTTGCTGTACTTTTCCTAATACTAGCACTGATTGAATATGCACTGGGCGCACGGGAAATCGCCGGTTTCTGTATGGAGATTGCAAAGTGGATTATTATAATCTTTTTGATACTTGCAATCCTCATATTCTTCTTCAGATGA
- a CDS encoding YunC family protein — translation MLIEQIQLEKGCALGLRFEMQKYPLLVIRAEKGFLMCGYLNVNAAEALGDTAAKIKGVQSFEDMLKAQVVEVTQFAREIGVEPGMTGREALERML, via the coding sequence ATGCTTATTGAACAGATTCAGCTTGAAAAAGGGTGTGCTCTTGGCCTCCGCTTTGAGATGCAAAAATACCCTCTTCTGGTTATAAGGGCAGAGAAAGGCTTCCTGATGTGCGGATACCTGAATGTAAATGCTGCAGAGGCACTTGGAGACACGGCAGCGAAGATTAAAGGCGTACAGAGTTTTGAAGACATGCTCAAAGCCCAGGTCGTTGAAGTAACCCAGTTCGCCAGGGAAATCGGGGTCGAACCCGGAATGACTGGCAGGGAAGCTCTGGAAAGGATGTTATGA